From one Streptomyces sp. N50 genomic stretch:
- the xylA gene encoding xylose isomerase: MNYQPTPEDRFTFGLWTVGWQGRDPFGDATRRALDPVETVQRLSELGAHGVTFHDDDLIPFGSSDTERESHIKRFREALDATGMKVPMATTNLFTHPVFKDGAFTANDRDVRRYALRKTIRNIDLAVELGAETYVAWGGREGAESGAAKDVRVALDRMKEAFDLLGEYVTDQGYSIKFAIEPKPNEPRGDILLPTVGHALAFIERLERPELYGVNPEVGHEQMAGLNFPHGIAQALWAGKLFHIDLNGQSGIKYDQDLRFGNGDLRAAFWLVDLLESAGYAGPKHFDFKPPRTEDLDGVWASAAGCMRNYLILKERSAAFRADPVVQEALRASRLDELAQQTAADGLKSLLADRSAFEDFDIEAAAQRGMAFEQLDQLAMDHLLGARG, from the coding sequence ATGAACTACCAGCCCACCCCCGAGGACAGGTTCACCTTCGGCCTGTGGACCGTCGGCTGGCAGGGAAGGGACCCGTTCGGCGACGCCACCCGCCGTGCCCTCGACCCCGTCGAGACGGTGCAGCGCCTGTCCGAGCTCGGCGCCCACGGTGTGACCTTCCACGACGACGACCTGATCCCCTTCGGGTCCTCGGACACCGAGCGCGAGTCGCACATCAAGCGCTTCCGCGAGGCCCTCGACGCGACCGGCATGAAGGTGCCGATGGCGACCACCAACCTCTTCACGCACCCGGTCTTCAAGGACGGCGCGTTCACCGCCAACGACCGCGACGTGCGTCGTTACGCCCTGCGCAAGACGATCCGCAACATCGACCTCGCGGTCGAGCTCGGCGCCGAGACCTACGTCGCCTGGGGCGGCCGCGAGGGCGCCGAGTCCGGCGCCGCCAAGGACGTGCGCGTCGCCCTCGACCGCATGAAGGAGGCCTTCGACCTCCTCGGTGAGTACGTCACCGACCAGGGCTACAGCATCAAGTTCGCGATCGAGCCCAAGCCGAACGAGCCCCGCGGCGACATCCTGCTCCCCACCGTCGGCCACGCCCTGGCGTTCATCGAGCGCCTGGAGCGCCCGGAGCTGTACGGCGTCAACCCCGAGGTCGGCCACGAGCAGATGGCCGGGCTCAACTTCCCGCACGGCATCGCCCAGGCCCTGTGGGCGGGCAAGCTCTTCCACATCGACCTCAACGGTCAGTCCGGCATCAAGTACGACCAGGACCTGCGCTTCGGCAACGGCGACCTGCGTGCCGCCTTCTGGCTGGTCGACCTCCTGGAGAGTGCCGGTTACGCCGGCCCGAAGCACTTCGACTTCAAGCCGCCGCGCACCGAGGACCTCGACGGCGTGTGGGCGTCCGCGGCGGGCTGCATGCGCAACTACCTGATCCTGAAGGAGCGTTCGGCCGCTTTCCGCGCCGACCCGGTGGTCCAGGAGGCGCTGCGCGCCTCGCGTCTGGACGAGCTGGCGCAGCAGACCGCGGCGGACGGCCTCAAGTCACTGCTCGCGGACCGCTCGGCCTTCGAGGACTTCGACATCGAGGCGGCGGCCCAGCGCGGGATGGCCTTCGAGCAGCTCGACCAGCTCGCCATGGACCACCTCCTGGGAGCACGCGGCTGA
- a CDS encoding acetamidase/formamidase family protein, protein MNDPRILTVRPEPGEYAWTFGGAPPVARIAPGTVLDLYTEDCFAGRVRSEKDLVSEVCEFPFLNPQTGPFHVEGAEPGDTVAVHFVSIEPARDWAASTTVPLFGALTSTHTTATLQPPLPESVWIWQLDRTRRTALFRARDSDIEIELPLDPMHGTVGVAPANLEVRSALVPDAHGGNMDTPEMRAGVTCYLGVNVEGALLSLGDGHARQGEGETCGVAVECAMNTVVIVELLKGVATPWPRIESDTHIISTGSARPLEDAFRISQLDLVRWLVRDYGFSELDAYQFATQAVESPLANVCDTNYTCVAKIRKEWLPARETHRGLHARLRETAAALQH, encoded by the coding sequence ATGAACGACCCCCGGATCCTGACGGTGCGGCCCGAACCGGGCGAGTACGCCTGGACGTTCGGCGGCGCCCCGCCCGTGGCGCGCATCGCGCCCGGCACGGTCCTCGACCTGTATACGGAGGACTGTTTCGCCGGACGGGTGCGGTCCGAGAAGGACCTGGTGTCCGAGGTGTGCGAGTTCCCGTTCCTGAACCCTCAGACCGGTCCCTTCCATGTGGAGGGCGCGGAGCCGGGCGACACGGTCGCCGTGCACTTCGTGTCGATCGAACCCGCCCGGGACTGGGCCGCCTCGACCACGGTTCCGCTCTTCGGCGCACTCACCTCCACACACACCACGGCGACGCTGCAGCCGCCGCTTCCGGAGAGCGTCTGGATCTGGCAGTTGGACCGGACCCGCCGTACGGCGTTGTTCCGCGCGCGGGACAGCGACATCGAGATCGAACTGCCCCTCGACCCGATGCACGGCACGGTGGGTGTGGCCCCCGCCAATCTGGAGGTGCGTTCGGCGCTGGTGCCGGACGCGCATGGCGGGAACATGGACACGCCCGAGATGCGGGCCGGGGTCACCTGCTACCTCGGCGTGAACGTGGAGGGCGCGCTGCTCAGCCTCGGCGACGGGCACGCCCGGCAGGGCGAGGGCGAGACCTGCGGTGTCGCGGTCGAGTGCGCGATGAACACCGTGGTGATCGTGGAGCTGCTCAAGGGGGTCGCCACGCCCTGGCCGCGCATCGAGTCGGACACGCACATCATCTCGACGGGTTCGGCACGCCCGTTGGAGGACGCGTTCCGGATCTCCCAGCTCGACCTGGTGCGTTGGCTGGTGCGCGACTACGGGTTCAGCGAACTGGACGCCTACCAGTTCGCCACCCAGGCGGTCGAATCGCCGTTGGCCAACGTGTGCGACACCAACTACACCTGTGTGGCGAAGATCCGGAAGGAATGGCTGCCCGCGCGCGAGACGCACCGCGGACTGCACGCGCGGCTGCGTGAGACCGCGGCGGCACTCCAGCACTGA
- a CDS encoding class I SAM-dependent methyltransferase — protein sequence MSDDHTHVQEFFGARAADWDSRFPDDGPAYAAAVAELGLRAGDRVLDAGCGTGRALPPLRAAVGRSGVVVGADLTPAMLEAAVRAGRGREGQLLLADVAALPLRPESLDAVFAAGLIAHLPQPGENLRELARVVRPGGTLALFHPIGRAALAARQGRQITPDDLRAEPNLRPLLAGSGWRMTSYADEDTRFLALAARES from the coding sequence ATGAGCGACGACCACACACACGTCCAGGAGTTCTTCGGTGCGCGCGCCGCGGACTGGGACAGCCGTTTCCCGGACGACGGCCCCGCCTATGCCGCCGCGGTCGCCGAACTCGGGCTGCGTGCGGGAGACCGGGTGCTCGACGCGGGCTGCGGGACGGGACGCGCGCTGCCGCCGCTCCGTGCGGCCGTGGGGCGCTCCGGAGTGGTGGTCGGGGCCGACCTGACCCCGGCCATGCTGGAGGCCGCCGTACGGGCCGGACGCGGCCGTGAGGGGCAGTTGCTGCTCGCCGACGTGGCCGCGTTGCCGCTGCGGCCGGAATCGCTCGACGCCGTGTTCGCGGCGGGCCTGATCGCTCATCTACCCCAACCCGGGGAGAATCTGCGGGAGTTGGCGCGTGTGGTGCGCCCTGGCGGCACGCTGGCCCTGTTCCATCCGATCGGCCGGGCGGCGCTGGCGGCCCGTCAGGGGCGGCAGATCACGCCGGACGACCTGCGCGCGGAGCCCAATCTCCGTCCGCTGCTGGCCGGTTCGGGGTGGCGCATGACGTCGTACGCGGACGAGGACACCCGCTTCCTGGCACTGGCCGCACGCGAGAGCTGA
- the xylB gene encoding xylulokinase produces the protein MSAAEGPLVVGVDTSTQSTKALVVDVSTGRIVASGQAPHTVSSGAGRESDPRQWWDALCEALRQCGDAAHEAAAVSIGGQQHGLVTLDAQGEPVRPAMLWNDVRSAPQARRLIEELGGPKAWAERTGSVPGASFTVTKWAWLAEHEPEAVRATAAVRLPHDYLTERLTGQGTTDRGDASGTGWWASGTESYDEEILRHVGLDPALLPRVVRPGEVAGTVRDCHDLPFSKGTLVAPGTGDNAAAALGLGLRPGHPVLSLGTSGTVYAVSKHRPADPSGTVAGFADAHGDWLPLACTLNCTLAVDRVAALLGLDREAVEPGTSVTLLPYLDGERTPNLPNASGLLTGLRHDTTGGQLLQAAYDGAVHALLGALDLVLDEDADRTTPLLLIGGGARGTAWQETVRRLSGRPVQVPEAKELVALGAAAQAAGLLTGEDPAAVARRWNTAAGPVLDAVEREEATLARISGVLSDAAPLLERGTDAG, from the coding sequence ATGTCAGCAGCCGAGGGTCCGCTCGTCGTCGGCGTGGACACGTCCACCCAGTCCACCAAGGCGCTGGTCGTCGATGTGTCCACCGGACGGATCGTCGCGAGTGGCCAGGCGCCGCACACCGTCTCCTCGGGGGCAGGCCGCGAGAGCGATCCCCGCCAGTGGTGGGACGCCCTGTGCGAGGCCCTGCGCCAGTGCGGGGACGCCGCTCACGAGGCGGCCGCGGTGTCGATCGGCGGCCAACAGCACGGCCTGGTCACCCTGGACGCCCAGGGCGAGCCGGTACGCCCGGCGATGCTGTGGAACGACGTGCGCTCCGCGCCGCAGGCCCGCCGACTGATCGAGGAACTGGGCGGCCCGAAGGCCTGGGCGGAGCGCACCGGCAGCGTGCCCGGAGCCTCCTTCACGGTCACGAAGTGGGCCTGGCTCGCCGAGCACGAGCCGGAGGCGGTGCGCGCCACGGCGGCCGTGCGCCTCCCCCACGACTACCTCACCGAGCGGCTCACCGGACAGGGCACCACCGACCGGGGCGACGCCTCCGGCACCGGCTGGTGGGCCTCGGGGACCGAGTCGTACGACGAGGAGATCCTGCGGCATGTCGGGCTCGACCCGGCGCTGCTGCCCCGGGTGGTGCGGCCGGGCGAGGTGGCCGGGACCGTGCGCGACTGCCACGACCTGCCGTTCTCCAAGGGCACCCTGGTCGCCCCCGGCACCGGCGACAACGCGGCCGCCGCGCTGGGTCTCGGGCTGCGTCCCGGCCACCCCGTGCTCAGCCTCGGCACGTCGGGCACCGTGTACGCGGTGTCGAAGCACCGCCCCGCCGACCCGTCCGGCACGGTCGCGGGTTTCGCCGACGCGCACGGCGACTGGCTGCCCCTGGCCTGCACCCTGAACTGCACGCTCGCCGTCGACCGGGTCGCCGCCCTGCTGGGCCTGGACCGGGAAGCGGTGGAACCCGGCACTTCGGTCACGCTGCTCCCGTACCTGGACGGCGAGCGCACCCCGAACCTCCCCAATGCATCGGGCCTGCTGACGGGCCTGCGCCACGACACCACCGGCGGGCAGCTCCTCCAGGCCGCCTACGACGGTGCCGTGCACGCCCTGCTCGGCGCGCTCGACCTGGTCCTCGACGAGGACGCGGACCGCACCACGCCGCTGCTGCTGATCGGCGGGGGCGCCCGGGGTACGGCCTGGCAGGAGACCGTACGGCGGCTGTCCGGGCGTCCGGTCCAGGTTCCCGAGGCGAAGGAACTGGTCGCGCTCGGTGCCGCCGCGCAGGCCGCCGGGCTGCTGACCGGTGAGGATCCGGCCGCGGTGGCCCGGCGCTGGAACACGGCGGCCGGGCCGGTGCTGGACGCCGTGGAGCGCGAGGAGGCGACGCTGGCCAGGATCTCCGGGGTACTCTCCGACGCGGCTCCGCTGCTCGAACGGGGGACGGACGCCGGCTGA
- a CDS encoding APC family permease encodes MLRRDAVGLREVLFQSVTAMAPAAAVAASIPAGAAFAGGSLPLSVLIALVACLFTASCVAELARELPAAGSVATYAAQGLHPAVGFLVGWGYVFVEALVPPLLLLQLGFTTAGTLHQEWPSYPENLWWPWALAGAAIIAAAGWFGVRASARFGTVLGVFEILVFLVFAVWLIGKAGSANTLSVFGTSHTGKDYPGLGEVFAGSVYTVLAFAGFEAAAPLAEETRDPRRTMHRAVLGAALGIGLFYVLTTYAMTVYFGPDRFSGFGADGAASWEGVARASFGLFWVLVFLAVVNSTIANANACATVSTRTAFALARIRVLPRVLATLHPRHRSPVAGIAVQTVVAVGAVLGLGLGYDPVTAFLLLATVIVTVVIGVYIVVNLACAGYFLRRRRELLKPLRHLLVPLLGIVAFIPALLTAAGIPAFDFVTELTAPVSYAGPVVGIWMAAGVVVLLVLLRRHPERIAETARVHLDEPSSTGHPQNGAVQP; translated from the coding sequence ATGCTGCGGCGTGATGCCGTCGGGCTGCGCGAGGTCCTCTTCCAGAGCGTCACGGCGATGGCGCCGGCCGCAGCGGTCGCCGCGTCGATCCCGGCGGGCGCGGCCTTCGCGGGCGGAAGCCTCCCGCTGTCGGTGCTGATCGCGCTGGTGGCCTGTCTGTTCACCGCGTCCTGCGTGGCCGAGCTGGCCCGCGAACTGCCCGCCGCCGGCTCAGTGGCCACCTACGCGGCGCAGGGACTGCATCCGGCAGTCGGCTTCCTGGTCGGCTGGGGCTACGTCTTCGTGGAAGCACTGGTCCCACCCCTCCTGCTCCTCCAACTCGGCTTCACCACGGCGGGCACCCTGCACCAGGAATGGCCCTCGTATCCGGAGAACCTGTGGTGGCCGTGGGCGCTCGCGGGCGCCGCGATCATCGCCGCGGCGGGCTGGTTCGGAGTGCGTGCCTCGGCCCGCTTCGGGACGGTTCTCGGGGTCTTCGAGATCCTCGTCTTCCTGGTGTTCGCCGTCTGGCTGATCGGCAAGGCCGGTAGCGCCAACACCCTCTCGGTGTTCGGCACTTCGCACACCGGCAAGGACTACCCGGGGCTCGGCGAAGTCTTCGCGGGCTCGGTCTACACGGTGCTCGCGTTCGCCGGGTTCGAGGCCGCGGCACCGCTCGCCGAGGAGACACGGGACCCGCGCCGGACGATGCACCGCGCGGTGCTCGGCGCGGCCCTCGGGATCGGCCTGTTCTACGTGCTGACGACCTACGCCATGACCGTGTACTTCGGGCCGGACCGCTTCAGCGGATTCGGCGCCGACGGTGCGGCCTCCTGGGAGGGCGTGGCCCGCGCGTCGTTCGGACTGTTCTGGGTGCTGGTGTTCCTGGCCGTGGTCAACTCGACGATCGCCAACGCCAACGCGTGCGCCACCGTCTCCACCCGCACCGCCTTCGCCCTGGCCCGCATCCGGGTACTCCCCCGCGTCCTGGCCACCCTGCACCCACGCCACCGCTCCCCCGTCGCCGGCATCGCCGTGCAGACCGTCGTCGCGGTGGGAGCCGTACTGGGCCTCGGCCTCGGCTACGACCCGGTGACCGCGTTCCTCCTCCTGGCCACGGTGATCGTCACGGTCGTCATCGGCGTCTACATCGTCGTGAACCTGGCCTGCGCGGGCTACTTCCTGCGCCGCAGGCGCGAGTTGCTCAAACCGCTACGGCACCTGCTGGTCCCCCTCCTCGGGATCGTCGCGTTCATCCCCGCCCTGCTCACCGCGGCGGGCATCCCGGCCTTCGACTTCGTGACCGAACTGACCGCGCCCGTGTCCTACGCCGGACCGGTCGTCGGCATCTGGATGGCGGCCGGGGTCGTGGTCCTGCTCGTTCTGCTACGACGACACCCCGAGCGAATAGCCGAAACCGCCCGCGTCCATCTCGACGAACCCTCTTCCACCGGTCATCCGCAGAACGGAGCAGTACAGCCATGA
- the rox gene encoding rifampin monooxygenase, producing the protein MAARGRDLRKRKIREHRSTDRRTGNQSRWAGVLMIDVIVVGGGPTGLMLACELRLHGVHVVVLERLTEPTGESRGQGLHARSVEIMDQRGLLDRFLAVSEKFQAGGLFGGIVKPWPDRSDTAHPYGVATPQPVTERLLEERAVELGTEIRRGCEVVGLGQAEDGVTVELADGSQLRSRYVVGCDGGRSTVRKLLGVGFPGEPATVETLLGEMEVAEDPATIAAVVEEVRRTQLRFGVSPGENGVYRVVVPADGVAEDRATAPTLDDFKQRLRAVAGTDFGVHSPRWLSRFGDATRQAERYRVDRVLLAGDAAHIHPPTGGQGLNLGVQDAFNLGWKLAAAVNGWAPEGLLDTYHIERHPVGARVIANTRAQITLLGTDPGPTALRELFSTLMDFEAVNQYVTEMITAIGIRYDFGEGHELLGRRLRDVKLKQGHLYELMHAGRGLLLDQTGRLSAAGWADRVDYVVDVSEELDAPAVLLRPDGHVAWIGDDQEDLVSRLPKWFGAAQ; encoded by the coding sequence ATGGCTGCCCGAGGCCGGGACCTGCGGAAACGAAAGATTCGTGAGCACAGGTCCACGGATCGGCGGACCGGAAACCAATCTCGTTGGGCGGGCGTTCTGATGATTGACGTGATCGTGGTCGGCGGCGGACCGACCGGCTTGATGCTGGCGTGCGAGTTGCGGCTGCACGGCGTGCACGTGGTCGTGCTGGAGAGGTTGACCGAGCCGACCGGGGAGTCCCGCGGACAGGGTCTGCACGCGCGCAGTGTCGAGATCATGGACCAGCGCGGCCTCCTGGACCGGTTCCTCGCGGTCAGTGAGAAGTTCCAGGCGGGCGGTCTCTTCGGAGGCATCGTCAAGCCGTGGCCGGACCGGTCCGACACGGCTCACCCGTACGGCGTCGCCACCCCGCAGCCGGTCACGGAGCGGCTGTTGGAGGAGCGCGCCGTCGAACTCGGTACGGAGATCCGGCGCGGCTGCGAAGTGGTCGGGTTGGGTCAGGCCGAGGACGGGGTGACCGTCGAGTTGGCTGACGGCTCGCAGTTGCGCTCGCGCTACGTCGTCGGATGCGACGGCGGCCGCAGCACGGTGCGCAAACTCCTGGGCGTCGGCTTCCCCGGGGAGCCCGCGACGGTCGAGACGCTGCTGGGCGAAATGGAGGTGGCCGAGGATCCCGCCACGATTGCCGCGGTCGTCGAGGAGGTCCGCAGGACCCAACTACGGTTCGGCGTCAGTCCCGGCGAGAACGGCGTGTACCGCGTCGTCGTGCCCGCCGACGGCGTTGCCGAGGACCGTGCGACCGCACCGACCCTCGACGACTTCAAGCAGCGGCTACGGGCCGTCGCGGGCACCGACTTCGGTGTGCACTCGCCGCGCTGGCTGTCCCGCTTCGGCGACGCCACCCGGCAGGCCGAGCGCTACCGGGTCGACCGGGTCCTGCTGGCCGGCGACGCGGCACACATCCATCCGCCGACCGGCGGGCAGGGGCTCAACCTGGGTGTGCAGGACGCGTTCAACCTCGGCTGGAAGCTGGCCGCCGCGGTCAACGGCTGGGCACCGGAGGGATTGTTGGACACCTATCACATCGAGCGACACCCTGTAGGCGCCCGAGTCATCGCCAACACGCGCGCGCAGATCACGCTCCTGGGGACCGATCCCGGTCCGACCGCACTACGGGAACTGTTCTCGACGCTGATGGACTTCGAGGCGGTGAACCAGTATGTGACCGAGATGATCACCGCGATCGGGATCCGCTACGACTTCGGCGAGGGCCATGAGCTCCTCGGTCGGCGACTACGGGACGTGAAGCTGAAGCAGGGGCACCTCTACGAGTTGATGCACGCAGGCCGAGGACTCCTGCTCGACCAGACCGGCCGGCTCTCGGCCGCGGGTTGGGCGGACCGCGTCGACTACGTAGTCGACGTCAGCGAGGAACTGGATGCACCCGCGGTGCTCCTACGGCCGGACGGCCACGTGGCCTGGATCGGCGACGACCAGGAGGATCTCGTCAGCCGACTGCCCAAGTGGTTCGGCGCGGCCCAGTAG
- a CDS encoding acyl-CoA desaturase: protein MSQTTAVIGAHDPGDEVAAPPGSEFAPLLRAVKGRGLLERRYAWYARCIAANALALGGIVTGIVLIGDSWLTLLLAPLLAVFGARTAFIGHDAGHSQIAGGKAVNRLIGLIHGNLLLGMSYSWWNDKHNRHHANPNHIDKDPDVVADILVFTGDQAKDRSGFRRWLTRNQAWLFFPLTLLEGVALKVHGFQDLRRQPRRERIVEGALLVGHVVAYATLLLMSMSPGKALAFAALHQALFGLHLGLAFAPNHKGMEMPDPNGERWGHLRRQVLTSRNIRGGVLTDWFLGGLNYQIEHHLFPSMPRPNLRRAQPLVRAHCQDVGIPYVETGLVDSYRQALRHLHEVGEPLRVEWTE, encoded by the coding sequence ATGTCCCAGACCACCGCAGTCATCGGCGCGCACGATCCGGGGGATGAGGTCGCGGCGCCCCCGGGAAGCGAGTTCGCGCCCCTCCTGCGCGCGGTCAAGGGCAGAGGCCTGCTGGAGCGGCGGTATGCCTGGTACGCGCGCTGCATCGCCGCCAACGCCCTCGCGCTGGGCGGCATCGTCACGGGCATCGTCCTGATCGGCGACTCCTGGCTGACGCTGCTCCTGGCCCCGCTGCTCGCCGTGTTCGGTGCCCGGACGGCCTTCATAGGCCATGACGCGGGCCACTCCCAGATCGCCGGCGGAAAGGCCGTCAACCGCCTCATCGGCCTGATCCACGGCAACCTGCTGTTGGGGATGAGCTACTCCTGGTGGAACGACAAGCACAACCGCCACCACGCCAACCCCAACCACATCGACAAGGACCCGGACGTCGTCGCCGACATCCTCGTCTTCACGGGCGATCAGGCCAAGGACCGTTCAGGGTTCCGGCGTTGGCTCACGCGCAACCAGGCGTGGCTGTTCTTCCCGCTCACGCTGCTGGAAGGCGTCGCCCTCAAGGTCCACGGTTTCCAGGATCTGCGGCGCCAGCCCCGGCGCGAGCGGATCGTCGAAGGCGCTCTTCTGGTGGGTCATGTCGTGGCCTACGCGACGCTGCTGCTCATGTCGATGTCCCCGGGGAAGGCACTCGCGTTCGCCGCGCTGCACCAGGCGCTGTTCGGCCTGCACCTCGGCCTGGCCTTCGCGCCCAACCACAAGGGCATGGAGATGCCGGACCCGAACGGCGAACGGTGGGGCCATCTCCGTCGTCAGGTCCTCACCTCGCGGAACATCCGCGGCGGCGTCCTGACCGACTGGTTCCTCGGCGGCCTCAACTACCAGATCGAACACCACCTCTTCCCGAGCATGCCGCGGCCCAATCTGCGGCGCGCGCAACCCCTGGTGCGCGCCCACTGTCAGGATGTGGGTATCCCCTACGTGGAGACGGGGCTCGTCGACTCCTACCGGCAGGCCCTGCGCCACCTTCACGAGGTGGGGGAGCCGCTGCGCGTGGAGTGGACGGAGTGA
- a CDS encoding ROK family transcriptional regulator: protein MTAPLHEAHPAGSGRALPDTQQGMRRRNLARVMHTVSAEGPLSRAAVASRIGLTRAAVSTLVDELIRSGLLEELGPERPGRVGRPGSALAVSGHGPAGIGAEIGVDHLAVCAVDLRGEIRARAVRHGVNRGRSPEPVLAELTVLVRQIVAEADAEGLWPAGLAVAVPGLVARDGRTVVRAPNLDWHDTDLGALLPAELPPTVDNEANFGGLAELWLGETTPRDFLHVSAEIGIGAAVVVDGGLLRGTRGFAGELGHVPVRPDGPECACGGRGCLEQYAGEEAVLRAAGLEPGADRVGLLATRAADGDEAVRRALHDAGTALGIALTGAVNLLDPQLVVLGGALSGLAPWLLPSLEAELARRTAGPACPVSVSRLGPEGPLLGAAHSVVRAVLDDPATVAERAGAIVAGRAGDIAAEQA, encoded by the coding sequence ATGACCGCACCGCTGCACGAGGCACACCCCGCCGGGTCCGGGCGCGCCCTGCCCGACACCCAGCAGGGCATGCGTCGGCGCAATCTCGCGCGCGTGATGCACACGGTGAGCGCCGAGGGTCCGCTCTCGCGCGCGGCCGTGGCCTCACGCATCGGGCTGACCCGTGCGGCGGTGTCGACACTGGTGGACGAGCTGATCCGGTCGGGGCTCCTCGAAGAGCTGGGCCCCGAGCGGCCCGGCCGGGTGGGCCGCCCCGGATCGGCGCTCGCCGTCAGCGGGCACGGTCCGGCCGGGATCGGCGCGGAGATCGGCGTCGACCATCTCGCGGTCTGCGCGGTCGATCTCCGCGGCGAGATACGCGCGCGTGCCGTGCGACACGGTGTGAACCGCGGCCGCTCCCCCGAGCCTGTGCTCGCCGAACTCACCGTGCTGGTACGGCAGATCGTCGCCGAGGCGGACGCCGAGGGTCTGTGGCCGGCCGGGCTCGCGGTCGCCGTGCCCGGTCTGGTGGCGCGCGACGGCCGTACGGTCGTCCGCGCCCCGAACCTCGACTGGCACGACACGGACCTCGGCGCCCTGCTGCCCGCCGAACTCCCGCCCACGGTGGACAACGAGGCCAACTTCGGCGGGCTCGCCGAACTCTGGCTGGGCGAGACCACTCCGCGCGACTTCCTGCATGTGTCGGCCGAGATCGGCATCGGCGCCGCGGTCGTGGTGGACGGCGGGCTGCTGCGCGGAACCCGGGGATTCGCGGGCGAGTTGGGCCACGTCCCCGTACGTCCCGACGGGCCGGAGTGCGCGTGCGGCGGGCGCGGCTGCCTCGAACAGTACGCGGGCGAGGAGGCGGTGCTCCGCGCCGCGGGTCTGGAGCCCGGCGCGGACCGGGTCGGGCTGCTCGCGACCCGCGCCGCCGACGGCGACGAGGCGGTACGACGTGCCCTGCACGACGCCGGTACGGCGCTCGGCATCGCGCTGACCGGCGCGGTCAACCTCCTCGATCCGCAGCTGGTGGTGCTGGGCGGCGCGCTGTCCGGTCTCGCGCCCTGGCTACTGCCGTCGCTGGAGGCCGAGTTGGCGCGGCGCACGGCTGGGCCCGCTTGTCCGGTGTCGGTGTCGCGGCTGGGGCCCGAGGGTCCGCTGCTGGGGGCCGCGCACTCGGTGGTGCGGGCCGTCCTCGACGATCCGGCGACGGTGGCCGAACGGGCGGGGGCAATCGTGGCCGGACGAGCTGGGGACATCGCGGCCGAACAGGCCTGA
- a CDS encoding MHYT domain-containing protein codes for MGHLDHATFGWLTPVLSYVMACMGSALGLRCTVRALGATGRSRRNWLITAASALGTGIWTMHFVAMLGFGVTGTDIRYDVPLTMLSLLVAMVVVCAGVFAVGYGRDRSRALFLGGLTTGLGVASMHYLGMAAMRLHGDVSYDPMLVGLSVLIAVVAATAALWAALNIKSPVAVTAASLVMGAAVSSMHYTGMFAVRVHVTPSGAVLPGATAMQFIFPLAVGLGSYLFLTSAFVALSPTTGEREATASAQRPVESVAR; via the coding sequence ATGGGACACCTGGACCACGCCACCTTCGGCTGGCTGACCCCCGTGCTGTCATACGTGATGGCCTGCATGGGCTCCGCGCTCGGGTTGCGCTGCACCGTTCGCGCGCTCGGCGCCACCGGCCGGTCGCGCCGCAACTGGCTCATCACCGCGGCCTCCGCGCTCGGCACCGGCATCTGGACCATGCACTTCGTGGCCATGCTCGGCTTCGGCGTCACCGGCACCGACATCCGCTACGACGTACCACTGACCATGCTCAGCCTCCTCGTCGCCATGGTCGTCGTCTGCGCGGGCGTCTTCGCGGTCGGCTACGGCCGCGACCGGAGCCGTGCGCTCTTCCTCGGCGGCCTCACCACCGGCCTGGGCGTCGCGAGCATGCACTACCTGGGCATGGCGGCGATGCGCTTGCACGGTGACGTGAGCTACGACCCGATGCTCGTCGGGCTCTCCGTGCTCATCGCCGTCGTCGCGGCGACCGCGGCCCTGTGGGCGGCCCTCAACATCAAGTCGCCCGTAGCCGTCACCGCGGCCTCACTCGTCATGGGAGCGGCCGTCAGCAGCATGCACTACACCGGCATGTTCGCGGTCCGCGTGCACGTCACGCCCTCCGGAGCGGTCCTGCCCGGCGCCACGGCGATGCAGTTCATCTTCCCCCTCGCCGTGGGTCTCGGGTCCTACCTGTTCCTGACCTCGGCATTCGTCGCGCTGTCTCCGACCACGGGGGAACGCGAGGCCACCGCCTCTGCCCAGCGGCCGGTCGAGAGCGTCGCCCGCTAG